The Edaphobacter sp. 12200R-103 genome contains a region encoding:
- a CDS encoding glycosyl hydrolase family 28-related protein encodes MSRRFWLSIASAAVVMASTVSWASESFYRLRLDDKKAVSLTRNQDGLHGDGIGDDTDAIQQAIDKVQETTGQGIVFLPEGRYRISKTIFLWPGVRLIGWGAHRPALVLGKNTPGYQDGMGYMLMFTGNRPHTNAAPIRQGRPQPPIPGVVPLNPSIADANPGTFYSAVSNIDFDIEDGNPAAVGVRFHAAQHCYLTHIDFHIGSGLAGIHDAGNESEDLHFYGGQYGIMTRKPSPGWQFTLLDSTFEGQSKAAIKEHEAGLTLIRAHISKTPTAISIDPTYAEELWVKDSQFEDLTGPAVIVSNDRGLRTEINLEDVVCRHVPTLAMFRESGNTLPGRGEMYRVNAMTHGLTFVSPSAQGEVKTHYDASSLSSMPAPVASDIAKLPPQESWVNLQTLGAKGDGTTDDTAAIRQAIASHRAIYIPSGRYIVTDTITLRPDTVLIGLNPSTTQFDIPDSTPAFQGPGSPKPLLETPKGGTNIVTGIGLYTNGINSRAVAAKWMAGKDSLMDDVRFLGGHGTFVPDMSPIYNNTHTADTDIHRRWDSQYPSLWVTDGGGGTFANIWTPSTFAQAGMMISNTTTEGRVYELSSEHHVRNEVKIDHASNWKIYALQTEEERGEGPFCLPLSIENSSNITVANYHSYRVVSSYQPFLNAIHVANSHNIRLRNIHVYGDNKVSFDNSVVVEDGEPELVRNREFAWMTIDTSKADHEAAAAKSSSVLAQGAEVKRLTGGFYNISGAAVDPAGQLYFVDAHWQRIYRWLPEQNRAEIVRDSPLDPVQLAFDKAGDLMVVSYDGDGTVYSFRPDALDQEVTLLKPEKATAREGATSVLPLNYWRNENDFVTAISAAKPYQYVSPDGSTFIPAGADFAKGALYYGIKMADVLRAFGLGRAEPGKLFYVSDESYQKTYAAEVGPDGTLKNLKLFAEAGGESVTQDAKGNVYIAAGQVYVYNPAGELIDMIKVPERPIDLVFGGKDGKTLFILARTSLYSVQVKE; translated from the coding sequence ATGAGCAGAAGATTCTGGTTGAGCATTGCGAGTGCTGCAGTTGTGATGGCGTCCACGGTTTCGTGGGCTTCGGAGTCGTTCTATCGACTGCGGTTGGACGATAAGAAAGCTGTCTCCCTCACGCGCAACCAGGACGGTCTGCACGGAGATGGCATCGGCGATGATACAGACGCGATTCAGCAGGCCATCGACAAGGTACAGGAGACGACCGGACAGGGCATCGTCTTTTTGCCGGAGGGCCGCTACAGGATCTCGAAGACGATCTTTCTCTGGCCGGGGGTGCGGCTGATCGGATGGGGCGCGCATCGGCCCGCTCTTGTGCTCGGGAAGAATACGCCGGGCTATCAGGACGGCATGGGTTACATGCTGATGTTCACGGGCAACCGTCCGCACACGAATGCAGCGCCGATCCGGCAGGGAAGACCGCAGCCGCCGATCCCAGGTGTCGTGCCGTTGAATCCTTCTATCGCGGATGCGAATCCGGGAACGTTCTACTCCGCAGTCAGCAATATTGACTTTGATATCGAGGACGGGAATCCTGCAGCGGTAGGCGTGCGGTTTCACGCCGCGCAGCACTGCTATCTCACGCACATCGACTTCCACATCGGGTCGGGTCTGGCCGGAATTCACGACGCCGGAAACGAGTCTGAGGACCTTCACTTCTACGGTGGTCAATATGGCATCATGACGCGCAAGCCCTCGCCGGGATGGCAGTTTACGCTGCTCGATTCGACCTTCGAAGGTCAGAGCAAGGCTGCCATCAAGGAGCATGAAGCAGGTTTGACGCTCATCCGTGCGCATATCAGCAAGACCCCGACTGCTATCTCCATCGATCCGACATACGCGGAGGAGCTTTGGGTGAAGGATTCGCAGTTTGAAGATCTCACCGGTCCGGCCGTGATCGTCAGCAACGATCGTGGACTGCGCACCGAGATCAATCTAGAAGACGTCGTCTGCCGCCACGTTCCCACTCTCGCGATGTTCCGCGAGAGTGGGAATACGCTGCCGGGTCGGGGAGAGATGTACCGCGTCAACGCTATGACACACGGCCTCACTTTTGTCTCTCCTTCTGCGCAGGGCGAGGTGAAGACTCACTACGATGCCAGCTCGCTCAGTTCGATGCCCGCACCTGTGGCATCCGATATTGCGAAGCTTCCGCCGCAGGAGAGCTGGGTCAACCTGCAGACGCTGGGCGCGAAGGGCGACGGAACGACTGATGATACTGCGGCGATCCGCCAAGCGATTGCGTCGCATCGTGCGATCTATATTCCGTCAGGCCGTTACATCGTCACCGACACCATCACGCTTCGCCCCGATACGGTGCTGATCGGGTTGAATCCGTCGACGACGCAGTTTGATATTCCGGATTCAACCCCGGCGTTCCAGGGGCCCGGTTCCCCCAAGCCGCTTCTGGAAACTCCCAAGGGCGGAACGAACATCGTGACCGGCATCGGGCTTTACACCAACGGAATCAACAGCCGCGCCGTAGCGGCGAAGTGGATGGCGGGCAAGGATTCTTTGATGGACGATGTCCGTTTTCTGGGAGGACACGGCACCTTTGTGCCCGACATGTCGCCTATCTATAACAACACTCATACAGCCGATACGGACATTCATCGCCGCTGGGATAGCCAGTATCCGAGCCTGTGGGTGACGGACGGCGGCGGCGGAACCTTCGCTAATATTTGGACGCCAAGCACATTTGCCCAGGCGGGCATGATGATTTCGAACACGACGACTGAAGGTCGTGTCTATGAGCTTTCGAGCGAGCACCATGTTCGCAACGAGGTCAAGATCGATCACGCCTCCAACTGGAAGATCTACGCGCTGCAGACGGAAGAGGAGCGGGGAGAAGGGCCGTTCTGCCTGCCGTTGTCGATTGAGAACTCCAGCAACATCACGGTTGCGAACTATCACAGCTATCGGGTTGTGAGCAGCTATCAACCCTTCCTGAATGCGATCCACGTGGCGAACTCGCACAATATTCGCCTGCGCAACATTCACGTCTATGGTGACAACAAGGTCTCCTTCGACAACTCCGTGGTAGTCGAGGACGGAGAGCCGGAGCTTGTCCGCAACCGTGAGTTCGCCTGGATGACGATCGATACTTCAAAGGCCGATCACGAGGCGGCTGCGGCGAAGTCTTCGTCCGTACTGGCGCAGGGTGCAGAGGTGAAGCGGCTCACGGGAGGCTTCTACAACATCTCCGGCGCCGCGGTCGATCCTGCGGGACAGCTTTATTTTGTCGACGCGCACTGGCAGCGCATCTATCGCTGGCTGCCGGAACAGAACCGCGCAGAGATTGTTCGGGACAGCCCGCTCGACCCGGTGCAACTTGCCTTCGACAAGGCTGGTGATCTGATGGTGGTCTCTTATGACGGCGACGGGACGGTGTACAGCTTCCGGCCCGATGCACTGGACCAGGAGGTCACGCTACTGAAACCCGAGAAGGCCACAGCACGAGAAGGCGCGACGTCTGTACTGCCTTTGAATTACTGGAGGAATGAGAACGATTTTGTAACGGCTATTTCAGCTGCAAAACCGTACCAGTATGTCTCGCCGGATGGCTCGACTTTTATTCCTGCGGGAGCGGATTTTGCTAAAGGTGCGCTCTACTACGGCATCAAGATGGCTGACGTGCTGCGTGCTTTTGGGCTGGGAAGAGCCGAGCCGGGCAAACTCTTTTACGTCAGCGACGAAAGTTATCAGAAGACGTACGCAGCCGAGGTCGGTCCGGATGGCACGCTGAAGAACCTTAAGCTGTTTGCGGAAGCTGGCGGCGAGAGCGTCACACAGGATGCAAAAGGGAACGTCTACATCGCGGCAGGCCAGGTTTATGTCTACAACCCCGCAGGTGAGCTGATCGATATGATCAAGGTCCCGGAGCGCCCGATTGATCTCGTGTTTGGGGGCAAGGATGGGAAGACGTTATTCATCCTGGCTCGGACTTCGCTTTATAGCGTGCAGGTCAAGGAGTAG
- a CDS encoding formylglycine-generating enzyme family protein, giving the protein MTCSNLPGNKSAKPCCTPASERTGEHIVAQSSVASQVPAEILGRMVPLAGGSFLMGTDYTDAFSADGEGPVREVTLAPFLMDRYPVTNDLFQQFIDATGYRTEAEVFGWSFVFWAHIPPSRFSTLVEDTVAAAPWWCKVPGACWKAPEGPGSNFDGRSNYPVVHISWNDAQAYCKWSGQRLPTEAEWEYAARGGLVQKLYPWGDKLRPDGEHRCNIWQGEFPREDTGDDGYRGTCPVDAFPPNGFDLYSMTGNTWEWCADWFDNEYHRTARRDNPTGPPAGAAKVMKGGSFLCHKSYCNRYRVAARSSNTPDSSSSNIGFRCCR; this is encoded by the coding sequence ATGACCTGCTCCAACCTTCCGGGCAACAAGTCCGCAAAGCCGTGCTGCACTCCTGCCTCTGAGCGCACAGGCGAGCACATCGTCGCGCAGTCGTCCGTAGCCTCCCAGGTGCCCGCGGAGATTCTCGGACGTATGGTCCCTCTCGCCGGCGGCAGCTTCCTGATGGGAACCGACTACACGGATGCCTTTTCCGCCGACGGAGAGGGCCCGGTGCGTGAAGTTACCCTGGCGCCCTTCCTGATGGATCGCTATCCGGTCACCAACGATCTCTTCCAGCAGTTCATCGATGCCACCGGATACAGGACTGAAGCTGAGGTCTTCGGCTGGTCCTTCGTCTTCTGGGCACACATTCCGCCCTCGCGCTTCTCTACCCTCGTCGAAGATACCGTCGCCGCCGCGCCATGGTGGTGCAAGGTCCCCGGAGCTTGCTGGAAAGCCCCCGAGGGACCAGGCTCCAACTTCGATGGCCGAAGTAACTATCCCGTCGTTCACATCTCGTGGAACGATGCCCAGGCATACTGCAAGTGGAGCGGTCAGCGCCTGCCAACCGAAGCGGAATGGGAGTACGCTGCCCGTGGCGGTCTGGTTCAGAAGCTCTACCCCTGGGGAGACAAGCTGCGTCCCGACGGCGAACATCGATGCAACATATGGCAGGGTGAGTTTCCCCGTGAGGACACCGGAGACGACGGCTACCGCGGAACCTGCCCGGTCGATGCCTTCCCGCCCAACGGCTTCGACCTCTATTCGATGACCGGCAACACCTGGGAGTGGTGCGCTGACTGGTTCGACAACGAATACCATCGCACCGCGAGACGCGACAATCCCACCGGCCCCCCGGCGGGTGCCGCCAAGGTGATGAAGGGCGGCTCGTTCCTCTGCCACAAGTCGTACTGCAACCGCTACCGCGTCGCCGCGCGAAGCTCGAACACTCCGGACAGCTCAAGCTCAAATATCGGCTTCCGTTGCTGCCGGTAA
- a CDS encoding universal stress protein, with protein sequence MFRKITVAFDESPEAGRALQAAVELAKSLNASLTIVSVIEPAPIYFSFSTSAAPYIRWTDEMRTRYIGLQAKAREFAEDVGLAIEAELSKGDEVESILEAAKHNQSDLLIIGMPKHSLMIGRTAQEVAERVPCALLGIR encoded by the coding sequence ATGTTCAGAAAAATCACAGTCGCCTTCGATGAGTCCCCCGAGGCTGGCAGAGCATTACAGGCAGCAGTTGAATTGGCAAAATCATTGAACGCCAGTCTCACCATCGTCAGTGTCATTGAACCTGCCCCTATTTATTTTTCCTTTTCCACTTCGGCTGCTCCTTATATACGGTGGACTGACGAAATGCGGACCAGATACATCGGGCTGCAAGCGAAGGCGCGCGAATTCGCAGAAGACGTTGGGCTTGCCATCGAGGCTGAGCTCTCAAAGGGAGATGAAGTGGAAAGCATCCTGGAGGCCGCAAAGCATAACCAATCCGACCTTCTTATTATTGGTATGCCTAAACATAGTTTGATGATTGGCCGTACCGCACAGGAAGTTGCAGAGCGTGTCCCCTGCGCACTGCTAGGGATCAGATAG
- a CDS encoding MFS transporter: MEVVQMDGDGSNLDVHGRTVLAATILGSSMAFIDGTAVNVALPALQNSLHASISDVQWVVESYALMLAALLLVGGSLGDHLGRRKVYVVGVAVFAAASAWCGLAQNIGMLIWARSIQGVGAAMLVPGSLALITASFPEDTRGQAIGTWSGFSAITAAIGPVIGGWLIEHFTWRWVFFLNLPLALAVILLAARVPESRNNKAPPQLDWVGAALATLGLGGVTYALIEWPARARHDYHLISASVALGLIALAAFFAVEDRSAAPMISLRLFRSRNFTGANLLTFFLYAGLGGLMFFFPLDLIQIQHYTATEAGAAFLPFIAIMFGLSRWAGGLVTRYGSRLPLTIGPLVAACGFSLFAVAPQNGSYWFTFFPAVVVMGLGMTISVAPLTTTVMNAVPDSEAGLASGVNNAISRLASLLAVAVFGAVLVTVFNHSLDQHLSHLTLSAKTRAQIDFARPQLGAAHSPDPAVQHAVMQSFLIGYRTVIWIATGLAVTGAITAWLLIEPGSPSVAPAKRQRNRPAISA; this comes from the coding sequence ATGGAAGTTGTGCAGATGGACGGTGACGGCTCGAATTTGGATGTACACGGACGTACCGTGCTTGCAGCCACGATCCTTGGATCGAGCATGGCCTTCATCGATGGAACTGCCGTCAATGTTGCACTTCCCGCATTGCAGAATTCCTTGCATGCCTCTATCTCAGACGTCCAGTGGGTCGTCGAATCGTACGCCCTGATGCTGGCGGCGTTACTGCTCGTAGGTGGCTCCCTCGGGGATCACCTGGGCCGGCGCAAGGTCTATGTCGTCGGTGTTGCCGTCTTTGCAGCCGCCTCTGCGTGGTGCGGCCTGGCTCAGAACATCGGCATGCTGATCTGGGCACGATCGATTCAAGGTGTGGGGGCAGCCATGCTGGTACCCGGAAGCCTTGCACTGATTACAGCGTCCTTTCCCGAAGACACAAGAGGTCAGGCAATTGGGACCTGGTCGGGGTTCTCCGCCATTACTGCGGCTATTGGGCCAGTCATCGGCGGCTGGCTGATCGAACACTTCACATGGCGTTGGGTCTTTTTCCTGAATCTTCCACTTGCGTTGGCGGTCATTCTGCTGGCTGCCAGAGTGCCGGAAAGCCGTAATAATAAGGCTCCCCCTCAGCTGGACTGGGTTGGCGCCGCCTTGGCGACGCTGGGACTTGGCGGAGTCACATACGCGTTGATTGAATGGCCAGCTCGCGCCCGCCATGACTACCATCTCATCAGCGCCTCAGTAGCTCTGGGCTTGATTGCCTTGGCCGCATTTTTTGCTGTCGAAGATAGGTCTGCCGCGCCGATGATCTCCCTCAGGCTGTTTCGATCGCGAAACTTTACAGGCGCGAATCTGCTGACATTCTTTCTCTATGCAGGACTTGGCGGATTGATGTTCTTCTTTCCGTTGGATCTGATCCAGATCCAACACTACACAGCAACAGAGGCAGGAGCTGCTTTTCTGCCTTTCATCGCCATCATGTTTGGGCTTTCACGCTGGGCAGGTGGCTTAGTGACGCGCTACGGATCGCGACTACCGCTCACAATAGGGCCGCTCGTTGCCGCCTGCGGCTTTTCCCTATTCGCAGTTGCGCCGCAAAATGGCAGTTACTGGTTCACATTTTTTCCCGCTGTCGTGGTCATGGGTTTGGGAATGACGATCAGCGTTGCCCCGTTGACGACAACAGTGATGAACGCCGTTCCGGACTCAGAGGCAGGCCTGGCCTCAGGAGTAAACAACGCGATCTCTCGGCTGGCTTCTTTGCTTGCAGTGGCCGTCTTCGGTGCGGTTCTGGTCACAGTCTTCAACCATTCGCTGGATCAACACCTCTCTCATCTGACGTTGAGTGCAAAGACTCGTGCCCAAATTGATTTTGCCCGACCCCAGCTTGGGGCTGCCCATAGCCCGGACCCTGCCGTTCAGCATGCAGTCATGCAGTCCTTCCTAATCGGCTACCGTACAGTAATCTGGATTGCAACCGGTCTTGCGGTGACAGGCGCTATCACTGCCTGGCTGCTGATTGAGCCCGGCTCACCCTCCGTAGCCCCGGCAAAACGGCAAAGGAATCGACCAGCGATATCTGCTTGA
- a CDS encoding glycosyl hydrolase family 39, whose translation MNLTQLCALKVLLLFLCLPLFAQQTIQINANAPTTPFPHFWEEMFGSGRAALVLRQNYLNDLKAVKQVTGFRYVRFHAILHDELGVYNEDERGNPVYNFAYVDQIYDNLLANGVRPVVEISFMPKKLAFNPDALHPFWYKQNVSPPKSMEKWDGLITAFAKNLVNRYGIDEVSQWYFEVWNEPNIDFWGGIPRQRSYFELYDHTARDLKAVSPRLRVGGPATAAAQWVPAFLKHTSENQIPVDFVSTHGYADDTVENMFPDDPGVPKDLPMDQQVCRAVEKVRNQMKAVGKPTLPLFWTEWNVAGHNQSRDTTFVGPALANTVRQCDGMVDMMSFWTFSDVFEEGGPGPRPFIGQFGLRAEFGVNKPSYYDFALLHQLGDRRIANPAKDIIVTRSANGQLKIALWNLVDPAPESLRNGKTRSITLTLQGIPADATVSIQRVDNEHGNVLPEYAKIGKPDYPTPKQVEQLNQATALPTPEQTRLKDNQLAVSLEPNALVLIIIH comes from the coding sequence ATGAACCTTACCCAGCTTTGTGCTTTAAAAGTTCTTCTATTGTTTCTCTGCCTTCCCCTCTTCGCCCAGCAAACCATCCAGATCAACGCCAACGCCCCCACCACGCCCTTTCCTCACTTCTGGGAAGAGATGTTCGGCTCCGGCCGCGCTGCTCTCGTCCTCCGCCAGAACTACCTCAACGATCTCAAGGCCGTGAAGCAGGTCACCGGCTTCCGTTACGTCCGCTTCCACGCCATCCTCCACGACGAACTCGGCGTCTACAACGAGGACGAGCGCGGCAACCCCGTCTACAACTTCGCCTACGTCGACCAGATCTACGACAACCTGCTCGCCAACGGCGTCCGCCCCGTCGTCGAGATCAGCTTCATGCCGAAGAAGCTCGCCTTCAACCCCGACGCCCTTCACCCCTTCTGGTACAAGCAGAACGTCTCTCCGCCCAAGTCCATGGAGAAGTGGGACGGCCTGATCACCGCCTTCGCCAAAAACCTCGTTAACCGCTACGGCATCGACGAGGTCTCGCAGTGGTACTTCGAGGTCTGGAACGAGCCCAACATCGACTTCTGGGGCGGCATTCCCCGCCAGCGAAGCTACTTCGAGCTCTACGACCACACCGCCCGCGACCTGAAGGCCGTCAGCCCGCGCCTGCGCGTTGGCGGCCCTGCAACCGCCGCCGCGCAATGGGTTCCGGCATTCCTCAAGCACACATCTGAAAACCAGATCCCCGTCGATTTCGTCTCCACCCACGGCTACGCTGACGACACTGTCGAAAACATGTTCCCCGATGATCCCGGCGTGCCCAAAGATCTCCCCATGGACCAGCAAGTTTGTCGCGCCGTCGAAAAAGTCCGCAACCAGATGAAGGCCGTCGGCAAACCCACCCTTCCGCTCTTCTGGACCGAGTGGAACGTCGCCGGCCACAACCAGTCCCGCGACACCACCTTCGTCGGGCCTGCTCTCGCCAACACCGTGCGTCAGTGCGACGGCATGGTCGACATGATGTCCTTCTGGACCTTCTCCGACGTCTTCGAAGAGGGCGGCCCCGGTCCGAGACCCTTCATCGGGCAGTTTGGCCTGCGTGCCGAGTTCGGCGTCAACAAACCCAGCTACTATGACTTTGCCCTGCTCCATCAACTCGGCGATCGCCGCATTGCCAATCCGGCGAAGGACATCATCGTCACCAGATCAGCAAACGGCCAACTGAAGATCGCCCTCTGGAACCTCGTCGATCCCGCCCCCGAATCCCTGCGCAATGGCAAAACCCGCAGCATAACGCTCACCCTGCAAGGCATCCCTGCAGACGCCACCGTATCCATCCAGCGCGTCGACAACGAACACGGAAACGTCCTCCCCGAGTACGCAAAGATCGGTAAGCCCGACTACCCCACTCCAAAACAGGTCGAGCAACTCAATCAAGCCACAGCGCTCCCAACTCCGGAGCAGACCCGCCTCAAAGACAATCAGCTAGCCGTAAGCTTGGAACCCAACGCCCTCGTCCTCATCATCATTCACTAA
- a CDS encoding TonB-dependent receptor, translating into MKTHLDLSPSTKNLFIVLLSVVILLCLPARFAHAQYRAGLQGTVTDPTGAVVPDAAITIVDKETNQTQKGATDGAGNYTFNRLAPAPYTITVEAQGFATKTVDNVNIAGETMQGLNISLEAAGGQQSITVTDTAPAINTATGTISGTISAQQLQTLPSSNRDPYQLLRLTPGALGDGSQQGGGGSYSLPGNGGIGGSGASGAGASIFAVENRVQTQANGVRVSGNSFQIDGSQVNSLAWGGAAVITPNQESVKEIQTQTSPYDATNGRNSGAQVLIVSKNGTNDFHGSAFFKFHRPGLNAYQRWNGPGSEGDKNQLKRDNNQFNQLGGSVGGPIWKNHVFFFFSYEELRASGKTQDTQWYETPEFDQLVAQGKQGGVSAAIAGYPGESVNYASVAHSSNCAFASIPAPYCHDVPYNDGTALDVGSPLPTSLGNSDPSFVSNNAPGIGGGFDGVPDLFYANTINPTHSTYQQFNGRLDWQLNPRDLIAYTIYWVPTSTTSFNGPNRTANLWNSDRLAYSHAALWNHIFNPTLLNEFRLNAVRWYFNEIASNSQEPFGLPQAKLDTIGGITSNKFQYLGAPGPGNFAQTTYNLRDTMTKTWRSHNIRFGFDGYRELDNDSMSGAAIPVYNFRNLWELANDKPRQLNGIFNPITGAPTTATKYIRSYIYAGFIQDDWRVNANLTLNLGMRWEYFAPTTEKNGNISNPVLGMGAQTLTGLTMKVGGDLYKTSPNNWGPQVGFAYSINPSSNHLAVVRGGFGIAYNRMQQAVTLNGRSNPPLVTNVNAVCLDTTLTNCPGVQYSASGSPTDINGYPSNPAAIATFGSNGLPIGGAPLQITGIQQDLPTPMTYKMSLGVEYAVAPRWVLSAGYQGSISRHYTRQNNLNWIYYPNLNPSISSLSYYSNDATASSHAFLAEIRHDMSHNFSITGQYRWGKIMDTASQDYYIDQYPYDNRFAYGPADYDITHNAKLFGTYAPKFFPNNRLLEGIFGGLQISGIVQYHTGFPWTPVYSNTGCNVVYVGSNYCTLRPGTQIARGTGDTSNDTFKNAGQFPNGGLAYYTVPTYPALGTPPPPGVGRNSVRGPNYFDTDMDAQKTFGIPHNTIFGENAGLTVRAMFFNVFNQTNITPFNTGDDNTTITSTNFGQAKTALASRTIEFQARLSF; encoded by the coding sequence ATGAAAACCCATCTGGATCTTTCCCCTTCCACAAAAAATCTCTTCATCGTTCTTCTGTCCGTCGTCATCTTGTTATGCCTTCCGGCAAGGTTCGCTCACGCGCAATATCGCGCTGGCCTTCAAGGCACAGTGACCGACCCCACAGGAGCCGTCGTTCCCGATGCCGCAATCACCATCGTCGATAAGGAAACGAACCAGACACAGAAAGGCGCCACGGACGGCGCCGGAAACTACACCTTTAACCGACTCGCACCCGCCCCCTACACCATTACCGTTGAGGCACAAGGCTTCGCCACCAAGACCGTCGACAACGTCAACATCGCCGGCGAAACCATGCAGGGCCTCAACATCTCGCTTGAGGCTGCGGGCGGACAGCAATCCATCACTGTCACCGATACCGCACCGGCCATCAACACCGCCACCGGCACCATCTCCGGCACCATCTCTGCCCAGCAGCTGCAAACGCTGCCCTCCTCCAATCGCGATCCCTACCAGCTCCTACGCCTTACTCCTGGTGCACTTGGTGATGGATCTCAGCAGGGCGGTGGAGGAAGCTATTCCCTTCCTGGCAATGGAGGCATTGGCGGCAGCGGTGCCAGCGGTGCTGGAGCCAGCATCTTTGCAGTCGAAAATCGAGTCCAGACCCAGGCTAATGGTGTGCGTGTCTCTGGGAATTCCTTCCAGATCGACGGCAGCCAGGTCAACTCACTCGCATGGGGCGGAGCTGCTGTCATTACCCCCAACCAGGAATCCGTAAAAGAAATCCAGACGCAGACCAGTCCCTACGATGCAACGAATGGCCGCAACAGCGGTGCACAGGTTCTCATCGTCTCCAAAAACGGTACCAACGATTTCCATGGAAGTGCATTCTTCAAATTTCATCGTCCTGGCCTCAATGCCTACCAGCGATGGAACGGTCCTGGCTCCGAGGGCGACAAGAACCAGCTCAAGCGCGACAACAATCAATTCAATCAGCTCGGTGGCAGCGTTGGAGGTCCGATCTGGAAGAACCACGTCTTCTTCTTCTTCTCCTATGAAGAACTTCGTGCCAGCGGGAAAACTCAGGACACTCAGTGGTATGAGACTCCGGAATTTGACCAGCTCGTCGCTCAGGGAAAGCAGGGTGGTGTCTCCGCAGCAATTGCCGGTTACCCCGGCGAGAGCGTCAACTATGCCTCCGTCGCCCACTCCTCCAACTGTGCCTTTGCCAGTATCCCCGCCCCATACTGCCACGACGTTCCCTATAACGATGGAACGGCTCTCGATGTAGGATCACCTCTCCCCACCTCTCTTGGAAACTCCGACCCCTCTTTCGTCAGTAATAATGCTCCCGGTATCGGTGGCGGCTTTGATGGAGTTCCTGATCTGTTTTATGCAAACACCATCAATCCAACGCACAGTACATATCAGCAATTCAATGGCCGCCTGGACTGGCAGCTTAACCCTCGCGATCTGATTGCTTACACCATCTATTGGGTCCCTACCTCAACAACTTCTTTTAACGGGCCCAATCGCACCGCAAATCTATGGAATTCAGACCGTCTCGCATACTCACATGCAGCGCTCTGGAATCATATCTTCAACCCTACCCTGCTCAACGAATTCCGGCTGAATGCGGTGCGCTGGTACTTTAACGAAATCGCCTCCAACTCACAGGAGCCCTTTGGTCTTCCCCAGGCCAAACTGGATACCATCGGCGGTATCACCTCAAACAAATTTCAATATCTCGGTGCTCCCGGTCCGGGTAACTTCGCCCAGACGACCTATAACCTCCGCGACACCATGACGAAAACTTGGCGGTCGCATAATATTCGCTTCGGCTTCGATGGCTATCGCGAACTCGACAATGACAGCATGAGCGGTGCGGCCATTCCCGTCTACAACTTCCGCAATCTCTGGGAACTCGCTAACGATAAGCCTCGCCAGTTGAACGGAATCTTTAACCCCATCACCGGCGCGCCGACCACAGCCACCAAATACATCCGTTCTTACATCTATGCCGGTTTCATTCAGGACGACTGGCGTGTAAACGCAAACCTCACTCTGAATCTTGGAATGAGATGGGAATACTTCGCTCCCACTACAGAAAAGAATGGAAACATTAGCAATCCCGTTCTCGGCATGGGGGCGCAGACCCTTACCGGTCTCACGATGAAGGTCGGTGGCGATCTCTATAAGACCAGCCCAAATAACTGGGGACCGCAGGTCGGCTTTGCATACTCTATCAATCCTTCTTCCAATCATCTAGCCGTTGTTCGAGGTGGTTTTGGTATCGCATACAACAGAATGCAGCAAGCCGTCACACTGAACGGACGCTCGAATCCTCCGCTCGTCACGAACGTCAATGCTGTGTGTCTCGATACGACGCTGACCAACTGCCCTGGAGTCCAGTACTCCGCATCAGGCAGCCCGACAGATATCAATGGCTACCCATCGAATCCTGCTGCCATTGCAACCTTCGGCTCCAACGGACTGCCAATTGGAGGCGCACCTCTCCAGATCACCGGTATCCAGCAGGATCTGCCAACACCGATGACTTACAAGATGTCGCTGGGAGTAGAGTACGCAGTGGCCCCTCGTTGGGTTCTTAGCGCCGGCTATCAAGGAAGTATCTCGCGCCACTATACCCGGCAAAACAATCTTAACTGGATCTACTACCCAAATCTGAATCCATCCATCAGCTCGCTCAGCTATTACTCCAATGACGCGACCGCCAGTTCACATGCGTTTCTCGCTGAGATCCGACACGATATGTCGCATAATTTTTCGATCACCGGACAATATCGCTGGGGCAAGATTATGGATACAGCGTCCCAGGACTACTACATCGATCAGTATCCCTACGACAACCGCTTTGCCTATGGGCCGGCGGACTACGACATCACCCACAACGCCAAGCTCTTCGGCACTTACGCCCCGAAGTTCTTTCCCAATAATCGTCTGCTTGAGGGCATTTTTGGAGGTCTCCAAATCAGTGGGATCGTCCAGTATCACACAGGTTTTCCCTGGACTCCCGTCTACTCCAACACCGGATGCAACGTCGTCTACGTCGGCAGCAACTACTGCACACTTCGTCCCGGCACCCAGATTGCAAGAGGAACTGGCGACACCAGCAACGACACCTTCAAGAATGCAGGCCAGTTCCCAAACGGAGGGCTCGCCTACTACACCGTCCCCACCTACCCCGCGCTCGGAACCCCTCCGCCTCCCGGTGTCGGACGCAACAGTGTTCGCGGTCCAAACTACTTCGACACCGATATGGATGCCCAGAAAACCTTCGGCATTCCTCACAACACCATCTTCGGCGAGAACGCTGGTCTGACAGTTCGCGCCATGTTCTTTAATGTTTTCAATCAGACCAACATAACTCCGTTCAATACCGGAGATGACAATACGACGATCACTAGCACCAACTTCGGCCAAGCCAAAACGGCCCTTGCTTCACGAACCATTGAATTCCAGGCCCGGCTCAGCTTCTGA